From one Gossypium hirsutum isolate 1008001.06 chromosome D08, Gossypium_hirsutum_v2.1, whole genome shotgun sequence genomic stretch:
- the LOC107915546 gene encoding protein SOB FIVE-LIKE 3 produces MDPYKQFVSPEECSSSESGWTSYLASPMEDDFECSEENYNSNHNIRDDVHDGEGNSDDSMVSDASSAPSHHQHNKHKDGEGCSHGKYNSSKHSSRREAKREMKKGSENSGKSKKGLSGQAKSRK; encoded by the coding sequence ATGGACCCTTACAAACAGTTTGTCAGCCCTGAAGAATGTAGCAGCAGTGAATCAGGGTGGACAAGCTACTTGGCTTCTCCTATGGAAGATGATTTCGAGTGCAGTGAAGAGAATTATAACAGCAATCACAATATCAGAGACGATGTCCATGATGGTGAGGGGAATAGTGATGATTCGATGGTCTCTGATGCCTCTTCAGCCCCGAGTCATCATCAGCATAATAAACACAAGGATGGTGAAGGTTGTAGTCATGGCAAGTATAATTCTAGCAAGCATTCTTCACGCAGGGAGGCAAAGAGAGAAATGAAAAAGGGTTCTGAAAACAGTGGTAAATCCAAAAAAGGACTCAGTGGTCAAGCCAAGTCTCGCAAGTAG